In Salmo trutta chromosome 37, fSalTru1.1, whole genome shotgun sequence, the following proteins share a genomic window:
- the LOC115177410 gene encoding WD repeat-containing protein 26 isoform X1: MQANGAGQGQDSELSCLNNSAQNGESSSAGGAHTNVNGLSTTNNGNSVSNNIGIPAASNNAVSSDANSVKKKKRLSQSEEDVIRLIGQHLHDLGLNQTMDLLMQESGCRLEHPSATKFSNHVVEGEWDKAESDLNELKALMHSPSAIVRMKFLLLQQKYLEYLEDAKILEALQVLRAELTPLKYNTERIHILSGYLMCSHAEDLRAKAEWEGKGTASRTKLLDKLQTYLPPSVMLPPRRLQTLLRQAVELQRERCLYHNTKLDSGLDSVSLLLDHACSRKQFPCYTQQILTEHCNEVWFCKFSNDGTKLATGSKDTTVIVWHVNTESHQLKLMKTLEGHAYGVSYLAWSPDDTYLIACGPDDCSELWLWNVQTGELRTKMSQSHEDSLTSVAWNPDGKRFVTGGQRGQFYQCDLDGNLLDSWEGVRVQCLWCLGDARTVLASDTHQRIRGYNFEDLTDRNIVQEDHPIMSFTVSKNGRLALLNVATQGVHLWDLHDRVLVRKYQGVTQGFYTIHSCFGGHNEDFIASGSEDHKVYIWHRRSELPIAELTGHTRTVNCVSWNPVVPGLLASASDDGTVRIWGPAPFLDVQDAEGLNAWTADGDLGAEDTTSPIQENNTRL, translated from the exons ATGCAGGCCAACGGGGCAGGACAGGGTCAAGATTCGGAGCTGTCCTGCCTAAACAACAGTGCGCAAAACGGAGAGTCGTCCTCCGCCGGGGGAGCTCACACTAACGTTAATGGACTATCCACAACAAACAATGGGAACTCTGTCAGTAACAACATCGGTATCCCAGCAGCATCCAACAACGCCGTGTCTTCGGATGCAAACTCCGTGAAAAAGAAGAAACGTCTTTCTCAGTCAGAGGAAGATGTCATTAGACTTATAGGGCAACATTTACACGATTTAGGACTTAA TCAGACAATGGACCTGTTGATGCAGGAGTCTGGCTGCAGACTGGAGCATCCCTCTGCCACAAAGTTCAGCAACCATGTGGTGGAAGGAGAGTGGGACAAG GCTGAAAGTGACCTGAATGAGCTGAAAGCATTGATGCATTCTCCAAGTGCTATTGTG CGGATGAAGTTCCTGCTCCTGCAGCAGAAGTACCTGGAGTATCTGGAGGATGCTAAGATCCTGGAGGCGCTGCAGGTCCTGAGAGCTGAGCTCACTCCCCTCAAGTACAACACAGAGCGCATCCACATCCTGAGCGG GTACCTGATGTGCAGCCATGCAGAGGACCTGAGAGCAAAGGCAGAGTGGGAGGGTAAAGGCACTGCCTCCCGCACTAAACTCCTGGACAAGTTACAGA CGTACCTGCCTCCCTCTGTGATGCTGCCTCCGCGCCGGCTGCAGACCCTGCTGAGGCAGGCTGTGGAGCTGCAGAGAGAGCGCTGCCTCTACCACAACACCAAACTGGACAGTGGCCTGGACTCTGTGTCCCTCCTCCTGGACCACGCCTGCAGCCG GAAACAGTTCCCTTGCTATACCCAGCAGATCCTCACCGAACACTGCAATGAAGTGTGGTTCTGCAAGTTCTCCAATGACGGCACCAAACTGGCCACGGGATCCAAAGACACCACAGTCATTGTGTGGCATGTCAACACA GAGAGTCACCAGTTGAAGCTGATGAAGACTCTTGAGGGCCACGCCTACGGTGTCTCATACCTGGCCTGGAGCCCTGATGACACTTACTTGATTGCCTGTGGCCCCGATGACTGCTCAGAGCTGTGGCTGTGGAACGTACAG ACGGGTGAGTTGCGGACAAAGATGAGCCAATCACACGAGGACAGTCTGACCAGTGTGGCCTGGAATCCAGACGGAAAGCGCTTCGTCACCGGAGGCCAGAGGGGCCAGTTCTACCAGTGT GATCTGGATGGTAACCTGCTGGACTCGTGGGAAGGAGTAAGGGTTCAGTGCCTGTGGTGCCTGGGTGACGCTCGGACCGTCCTGGCATCAGACACACACCAGCGTATCCGTGGTTACAACTTTGAGGACCTTACGGACAGAAACAT AGTCCAGGAGGACCATCCAATCATGTCTTTCACAGTTTCAAAGAATGGGAGGTTAGCTCTGCTGAATGTGGCTACTCAG ggtgTCCACCTGTGGGACCTACATGACCGGGTGCTGGTGAGGAAgtatcagggcgtgacacagggTTTCTACACCATCCACTCCTGCTTTGGAGGACACAACGAAGACTTCATCGCCAGTGGGAGTGAGG ATCACAAAGTGTACATCTGGCACAGGCGCAGTGAGCTGCCCATCGCAGAGTTGACAGGTCATACACGTACAGTGAACTGTGTGAGCTGGAATCCTGTAGTGCCCGGTCTCCTGGCCAGCGCCTCAGACGACGGCACCGTCCGAATCTGGGGGCCCGCCCCTTTCCTTGATGTCCAGGACGCTGAGGGGCTAAACG CATGGACAGCTGATGGTGACCTTGGAGCAGAAGACACTACTTCTCCAATCCAGGAGAACAACACTAGACTCTAA
- the LOC115177410 gene encoding WD repeat-containing protein 26 isoform X2, with product MQANGAGQGQDSELSCLNNSAQNGESSSAGGAHTNVNGLSTTNNGNSVSNNIGIPAASNNAVSSDANSVKKKKRLSQSEEDVIRLIGQHLHDLGLNQTMDLLMQESGCRLEHPSATKFSNHVVEGEWDKAESDLNELKALMHSPSAIVRMKFLLLQQKYLEYLEDAKILEALQVLRAELTPLKYNTERIHILSGYLMCSHAEDLRAKAEWEGKGTASRTKLLDKLQTYLPPSVMLPPRRLQTLLRQAVELQRERCLYHNTKLDSGLDSVSLLLDHACSRKQFPCYTQQILTEHCNEVWFCKFSNDGTKLATGSKDTTVIVWHVNTESHQLKLMKTLEGHAYGVSYLAWSPDDTYLIACGPDDCSELWLWNVQTGELRTKMSQSHEDSLTSVAWNPDGKRFVTGGQRGQFYQCDLDGNLLDSWEGVRVQCLWCLGDARTVLASDTHQRIRGYNFEDLTDRNIVQEDHPIMSFTVSKNGRLALLNVATQGVHLWDLHDRVLVRKYQGVTQGFYTIHSCFGGHNEDFIASGSEDHKVYIWHRRSELPIAELTGHTRTVNCVSWNPVVPGLLASASDDGTVRIWGPAPFLDVQDAEGLNECCSMDS from the exons ATGCAGGCCAACGGGGCAGGACAGGGTCAAGATTCGGAGCTGTCCTGCCTAAACAACAGTGCGCAAAACGGAGAGTCGTCCTCCGCCGGGGGAGCTCACACTAACGTTAATGGACTATCCACAACAAACAATGGGAACTCTGTCAGTAACAACATCGGTATCCCAGCAGCATCCAACAACGCCGTGTCTTCGGATGCAAACTCCGTGAAAAAGAAGAAACGTCTTTCTCAGTCAGAGGAAGATGTCATTAGACTTATAGGGCAACATTTACACGATTTAGGACTTAA TCAGACAATGGACCTGTTGATGCAGGAGTCTGGCTGCAGACTGGAGCATCCCTCTGCCACAAAGTTCAGCAACCATGTGGTGGAAGGAGAGTGGGACAAG GCTGAAAGTGACCTGAATGAGCTGAAAGCATTGATGCATTCTCCAAGTGCTATTGTG CGGATGAAGTTCCTGCTCCTGCAGCAGAAGTACCTGGAGTATCTGGAGGATGCTAAGATCCTGGAGGCGCTGCAGGTCCTGAGAGCTGAGCTCACTCCCCTCAAGTACAACACAGAGCGCATCCACATCCTGAGCGG GTACCTGATGTGCAGCCATGCAGAGGACCTGAGAGCAAAGGCAGAGTGGGAGGGTAAAGGCACTGCCTCCCGCACTAAACTCCTGGACAAGTTACAGA CGTACCTGCCTCCCTCTGTGATGCTGCCTCCGCGCCGGCTGCAGACCCTGCTGAGGCAGGCTGTGGAGCTGCAGAGAGAGCGCTGCCTCTACCACAACACCAAACTGGACAGTGGCCTGGACTCTGTGTCCCTCCTCCTGGACCACGCCTGCAGCCG GAAACAGTTCCCTTGCTATACCCAGCAGATCCTCACCGAACACTGCAATGAAGTGTGGTTCTGCAAGTTCTCCAATGACGGCACCAAACTGGCCACGGGATCCAAAGACACCACAGTCATTGTGTGGCATGTCAACACA GAGAGTCACCAGTTGAAGCTGATGAAGACTCTTGAGGGCCACGCCTACGGTGTCTCATACCTGGCCTGGAGCCCTGATGACACTTACTTGATTGCCTGTGGCCCCGATGACTGCTCAGAGCTGTGGCTGTGGAACGTACAG ACGGGTGAGTTGCGGACAAAGATGAGCCAATCACACGAGGACAGTCTGACCAGTGTGGCCTGGAATCCAGACGGAAAGCGCTTCGTCACCGGAGGCCAGAGGGGCCAGTTCTACCAGTGT GATCTGGATGGTAACCTGCTGGACTCGTGGGAAGGAGTAAGGGTTCAGTGCCTGTGGTGCCTGGGTGACGCTCGGACCGTCCTGGCATCAGACACACACCAGCGTATCCGTGGTTACAACTTTGAGGACCTTACGGACAGAAACAT AGTCCAGGAGGACCATCCAATCATGTCTTTCACAGTTTCAAAGAATGGGAGGTTAGCTCTGCTGAATGTGGCTACTCAG ggtgTCCACCTGTGGGACCTACATGACCGGGTGCTGGTGAGGAAgtatcagggcgtgacacagggTTTCTACACCATCCACTCCTGCTTTGGAGGACACAACGAAGACTTCATCGCCAGTGGGAGTGAGG ATCACAAAGTGTACATCTGGCACAGGCGCAGTGAGCTGCCCATCGCAGAGTTGACAGGTCATACACGTACAGTGAACTGTGTGAGCTGGAATCCTGTAGTGCCCGGTCTCCTGGCCAGCGCCTCAGACGACGGCACCGTCCGAATCTGGGGGCCCGCCCCTTTCCTTGATGTCCAGGACGCTGAGGGGCTAAACG AATGTTGTAGCATGGACAGCTGA